One genomic region from Leifsonia sp. Root1293 encodes:
- a CDS encoding histidine phosphatase family protein, which produces MPHYLYLVRHGEQQHAEHGLPDGPLSARGVRQAQLLAERLGGVPFDAAWHSPLQRAAETAAIIADRMPAITPEASALLFDCIPSGPSPETPDAFDAFFGSVTPEQIEAGRAQMEDAVAEFLKPARGERHDLLITHNFIIGWFVREVLGAPDWRWMSIPQANCGLTILQQKPGRPWTLLSHNDLAHLPVELRTGLAEPLPA; this is translated from the coding sequence GTGCCCCACTACCTCTATCTCGTCCGTCACGGAGAACAGCAGCACGCCGAGCACGGCCTGCCCGACGGTCCGCTCTCGGCCCGCGGCGTTCGTCAGGCGCAACTGCTCGCAGAACGCCTCGGGGGAGTGCCGTTCGATGCCGCCTGGCACTCGCCGCTGCAGCGCGCCGCCGAGACTGCGGCGATCATCGCGGATCGCATGCCGGCGATCACGCCGGAGGCGTCCGCCCTGCTGTTCGACTGCATCCCCTCCGGGCCATCGCCCGAGACCCCCGACGCCTTCGACGCCTTCTTCGGCTCCGTGACCCCTGAACAGATCGAGGCCGGTCGCGCCCAGATGGAGGATGCCGTCGCCGAGTTCCTGAAGCCGGCACGAGGCGAGCGCCACGATCTGCTGATCACGCACAACTTCATCATCGGCTGGTTCGTGCGGGAGGTGCTCGGCGCTCCCGACTGGCGCTGGATGAGCATCCCGCAGGCCAACTGCGGGCTCACCATCCTGCAGCAGAAGCCCGGCCGGCCGTGGACGCTGCTCTCGCACAACGATCTGGCGCACCTCCCGGTGGAGCTGCGCACGGGGCTGGCCGAGCCGCTGCCGGCGTAG
- a CDS encoding GNAT family N-acetyltransferase, with amino-acid sequence MVHFREAPVTDATAHALLAEYFTEREATFPSAGGYRTTFPVPEQFVPPAGVFLVVVDDTATDAGASTDAGASGTSGAGDAGIVGCGGIRRLQPGDSDAVRYEVKHLYLRPSARGLGAGRALLAELEDRARAFGATEVVLDTNASLEAAGGLYRRAGYADVEPYNDNPNATNWYAKRL; translated from the coding sequence ATGGTGCACTTCCGCGAGGCTCCCGTGACGGATGCGACGGCTCATGCGCTGCTCGCCGAGTACTTCACCGAACGTGAGGCGACTTTTCCGAGCGCCGGCGGCTACCGCACCACCTTTCCGGTTCCCGAGCAGTTCGTGCCCCCGGCGGGGGTGTTCCTCGTGGTCGTGGATGACACGGCGACGGATGCCGGAGCCTCGACGGATGCCGGAGCCTCAGGGACGAGCGGGGCCGGTGACGCAGGCATCGTCGGGTGCGGCGGCATCCGTCGACTGCAGCCGGGCGACAGCGATGCCGTGCGCTACGAGGTGAAGCACCTGTACCTGCGGCCGAGCGCCCGCGGGCTCGGCGCCGGACGCGCACTGCTCGCCGAGCTGGAGGACCGGGCACGGGCGTTCGGTGCCACCGAGGTGGTTCTCGACACGAACGCGAGCCTCGAGGCTGCCGGCGGCCTGTACCGGCGAGCCGGGTACGCGGACGTCGAGCCGTACAACGACAACCCCAACGCGACGAACTGGTACGCGAAGCGACTGTAA
- the dapB gene encoding 4-hydroxy-tetrahydrodipicolinate reductase, whose product MTTRVAVIGASGRLGSLVSRLVRESEDFELVAELNSRSSLDAMLGADVAVDVSHPAVSGEIVEYAVENGLRVLVGTSGWSQERIGAITSRVTAREGAVVFIPNFSVGSVLGTRLATIAARYFDSIEIVEAHHAGKVDSPSGTAVRTAELMTRARAELGPVDAPHTDQRARGQQVASIPVHSLRIAGLIASQQVVFGGRGETLTIRHDTISDESYEQGIMLALRALRGASGVTVGLDALLGLGSIGGEVPAAPVDPSDTSDLVQD is encoded by the coding sequence GTGACAACACGCGTTGCCGTCATCGGCGCTTCAGGCAGGCTCGGCTCACTCGTCTCGAGGCTCGTGCGCGAGTCCGAGGACTTCGAGCTGGTGGCCGAATTGAACTCCCGCAGCTCCCTCGACGCCATGCTCGGAGCAGACGTGGCCGTCGACGTGAGCCACCCGGCCGTCAGCGGCGAGATCGTGGAGTACGCGGTCGAGAACGGCCTGCGCGTGCTCGTGGGAACCTCGGGGTGGAGTCAGGAGCGCATCGGCGCCATCACCTCGCGGGTGACAGCCCGCGAGGGCGCTGTCGTGTTCATCCCGAACTTCTCGGTCGGCTCTGTGCTCGGCACGCGCCTCGCGACGATCGCGGCGCGCTACTTCGACTCCATCGAGATCGTCGAGGCTCACCACGCGGGCAAGGTCGACTCGCCCTCCGGAACCGCTGTGCGCACGGCTGAGCTTATGACGCGTGCCCGTGCGGAACTCGGCCCCGTCGATGCACCGCACACCGACCAGCGTGCCCGCGGCCAGCAGGTCGCGAGCATCCCCGTGCACAGCCTCCGCATCGCAGGCCTGATCGCCAGCCAGCAGGTCGTTTTCGGTGGCCGCGGTGAGACGCTGACCATCCGCCACGACACGATCTCCGACGAGTCCTATGAGCAGGGCATCATGCTTGCACTGCGGGCCCTGCGTGGAGCGAGCGGCGTCACCGTCGGACTGGACGCCCTGCTCGGACTCGGCTCGATCGGGGGCGAGGTTCCGGCCGCGCCGGTCGACCCCAGCGACACCTCAGACCTCGTGCAGGACTGA
- a CDS encoding TIGR01777 family oxidoreductase has product MRILVSGASGFIGSDLGHSLTSHGHEVLRLVRRAPTRSDEVEWHPEKGVIPGGIMDDVDAVINLSGASLARLPWTPKWKREIFTSRIRATHTLTDAMRTASKPPAVFLSGSAVGIYGDRPGEVLTESSERGTGYLADVVDAWEKAARRAPDGVRVVTLRTGLVVGQGGVLSIVELQSRLGLAGPMGSGKQHWPWITLPDEVAAIRHLLTADVSGPVNLVGPVPASAERIMRAFTNALHRPYLVPAPKKLIELALQDARDLLLADQQVVPQKLLDSGFTFQHETAEQAIDWMLSGRRPQRDGPETRHARA; this is encoded by the coding sequence ATGCGCATCCTCGTCTCCGGTGCTTCCGGGTTCATCGGCAGCGACCTCGGTCATTCCCTCACGTCGCACGGCCATGAGGTGCTCCGGCTCGTGCGCCGCGCCCCGACGCGCAGCGACGAGGTGGAGTGGCATCCCGAGAAGGGCGTCATCCCCGGCGGGATCATGGACGACGTCGACGCCGTCATCAACCTCTCCGGTGCGTCGCTCGCGCGGCTGCCGTGGACGCCGAAGTGGAAGCGCGAGATCTTCACCTCCCGCATCCGCGCCACCCACACCCTGACGGATGCGATGCGCACGGCATCGAAGCCGCCCGCCGTCTTCCTCAGCGGCTCGGCCGTCGGCATCTACGGCGATCGACCGGGCGAGGTGCTCACCGAGTCATCGGAGCGCGGCACCGGCTATCTGGCCGACGTCGTCGACGCCTGGGAGAAGGCCGCTCGGCGGGCACCCGACGGCGTGCGCGTCGTGACCCTCCGCACGGGCCTGGTCGTCGGTCAGGGCGGTGTGCTCTCGATCGTCGAGCTGCAGAGCCGGCTCGGCCTCGCCGGACCCATGGGAAGCGGAAAGCAGCACTGGCCGTGGATCACCCTGCCCGATGAGGTGGCCGCAATCCGTCATCTCCTCACGGCCGACGTCTCGGGTCCCGTCAATCTCGTCGGTCCGGTTCCCGCCTCGGCTGAACGGATCATGCGCGCCTTCACGAATGCATTGCACAGGCCGTACCTCGTTCCCGCGCCGAAGAAGCTCATCGAGCTGGCGCTCCAGGATGCCAGGGACCTGTTGCTGGCCGATCAGCAGGTCGTGCCGCAGAAGCTGCTGGACAGCGGCTTCACCTTCCAGCACGAGACGGCGGAGCAGGCCATCGACTGGATGCTCAGCGGTCGTCGTCCCCAGCGGGATGGGCCCGAGACTCGGCACGCTCGAGCCTGA
- a CDS encoding OsmC family peroxiredoxin → MALTSEATTVWNGELFTGNGTVSFDSSKVATFPINWKARADGESGTTNPEELLAASHASCFSMAFSNELTNAGHPPTSIQTTAAVTFVAGTGVTGSHLLVNASVPGISDADFESIAQLAKANCPISKALAGIPITIEATLA, encoded by the coding sequence ATGGCGCTCACGAGCGAGGCAACAACGGTCTGGAACGGCGAACTGTTCACAGGGAACGGGACGGTGAGCTTCGATTCGTCGAAGGTCGCGACCTTCCCGATCAACTGGAAGGCGCGCGCCGACGGGGAGTCCGGAACGACGAACCCCGAGGAACTGCTGGCCGCGTCGCACGCGAGCTGCTTCTCCATGGCGTTCAGCAACGAGCTCACCAACGCCGGGCACCCGCCGACCTCCATCCAGACCACGGCGGCTGTCACCTTCGTGGCAGGCACCGGAGTCACCGGCAGTCACCTCCTGGTGAACGCGAGCGTTCCCGGCATCTCCGACGCCGACTTCGAGTCGATCGCCCAGCTCGCCAAGGCGAACTGCCCCATCTCCAAGGCCCTCGCCGGCATCCCCATCACGATCGAGGCGACCCTGGCCTAG
- a CDS encoding DUF4395 domain-containing protein has protein sequence MTENQTRPAAAFTAASAAAPAVAAEASPTEPEQPPAGIDPRGPRFVATITAVLLFIDVVLGLAGAELAALLLLAAVAATFAWTTIAGIRRHPFAIVFRRVVLPRLAPTTEREDPRPPTFAQGVGLVVTGIGVILGLFGIAPAVVIAASLAFVAAFLNSAFGFCLGCQIYLLLQRLRPADAA, from the coding sequence ATGACCGAGAACCAGACCAGGCCTGCCGCAGCATTCACCGCAGCATCCGCCGCAGCGCCCGCCGTCGCCGCAGAAGCCTCTCCGACCGAACCGGAGCAGCCGCCCGCCGGCATCGACCCGCGTGGCCCCCGCTTCGTTGCGACGATCACCGCCGTGCTGCTCTTCATCGACGTCGTGCTCGGTCTCGCCGGCGCCGAGCTCGCAGCCCTCCTGCTCCTCGCGGCCGTGGCGGCGACGTTCGCGTGGACGACGATCGCCGGCATCCGGCGGCATCCGTTCGCCATCGTGTTCCGGCGGGTCGTCCTCCCCCGCCTCGCACCGACGACAGAGCGGGAGGATCCGCGTCCGCCCACCTTCGCCCAGGGCGTCGGACTGGTGGTCACCGGCATCGGCGTGATCCTCGGCCTGTTCGGCATCGCCCCCGCCGTCGTCATCGCCGCGTCGCTCGCGTTCGTGGCCGCCTTCCTCAACTCGGCATTCGGCTTCTGCCTCGGATGCCAGATCTACCTGCTGCTCCAGCGTCTGCGACCAGCCGACGCCGCGTAG
- a CDS encoding TlpA family protein disulfide reductase yields the protein MPWILALAAALALVGATTAIGFWLRSRDGRMTVTDAIATTAGDAASCTTTTTAPPPASSRAAVILTPADVGSHEAFGESATLLQFSTEYCSRCPQTRVVLRGIAGDHDGVRHLDVDLTHRPDIARRYNVLQTPTTLILDARGAVRARVGGAPDRRAVTERLTTIIGSPA from the coding sequence ATGCCGTGGATCCTCGCCCTCGCCGCAGCCCTCGCGCTCGTCGGCGCCACCACGGCGATCGGGTTCTGGCTGCGCTCGCGCGACGGACGCATGACGGTGACGGATGCGATAGCCACGACAGCCGGGGACGCCGCATCGTGCACCACCACGACGACGGCACCGCCGCCAGCCTCGTCGCGGGCAGCCGTCATCCTCACCCCCGCCGATGTCGGCAGTCACGAGGCTTTCGGAGAGAGCGCCACGCTGCTGCAGTTCTCCACCGAGTACTGCTCGCGCTGCCCGCAGACCCGGGTGGTGCTGCGCGGCATCGCCGGCGACCACGACGGAGTGCGCCACCTCGACGTGGATCTGACCCATCGCCCCGACATCGCCCGCCGCTACAACGTGCTGCAGACGCCGACCACCCTCATCCTCGACGCACGCGGCGCCGTGCGCGCCCGCGTGGGCGGCGCACCCGACCGGCGCGCCGTCACCGAACGCCTCACCACGATCATCGGGAGTCCAGCATGA
- a CDS encoding thymidylate synthase: MSATIPTPYEDLLRDVLKHGVQKTDRTGTGTRSVFGRQIRFDLAEGFPLITTKRVHFKSIAYELLWFLRGESNVGWLRENGVTIWDEWADAAGELGPVYGVQWRSWPTPSGEQIDQISDVIDAIRATPDSRRLIVSAWNPADIPNMALAPCHALFQFYVADGKLSCQLYQRSADMFLGVPFNIASYALLTLMVADQVGLAPGEFVWTGGDCHIYDNHVAQVTEQLSREPYPYPTVRIDAQRDSIFDYEFGDFVVEGYEHHPAIRGAVAV, translated from the coding sequence ATGAGCGCCACGATCCCCACCCCATACGAGGACCTGCTGCGCGATGTGCTCAAGCACGGCGTGCAGAAGACCGACCGCACCGGCACCGGAACGCGTAGCGTGTTCGGCCGGCAGATCCGCTTCGACCTGGCCGAGGGGTTCCCCCTCATCACGACGAAGCGCGTGCACTTCAAATCGATCGCCTACGAGCTGCTGTGGTTCCTCCGCGGCGAGAGCAACGTGGGCTGGCTTCGTGAGAACGGCGTCACCATCTGGGACGAGTGGGCGGATGCCGCCGGCGAGCTCGGTCCGGTCTACGGCGTGCAGTGGCGGTCGTGGCCGACGCCGTCCGGTGAGCAGATCGACCAGATCAGCGACGTGATCGACGCCATCCGCGCGACTCCCGACTCGCGGCGCCTCATCGTCTCGGCATGGAACCCGGCCGACATCCCGAACATGGCGCTCGCCCCCTGCCACGCGCTGTTCCAGTTCTACGTGGCCGACGGCAAGCTGTCGTGCCAGCTCTACCAGCGCAGCGCCGACATGTTCCTGGGTGTCCCGTTCAACATCGCTTCGTACGCGCTGCTCACGCTCATGGTCGCCGACCAGGTGGGCCTGGCGCCCGGCGAGTTCGTCTGGACCGGCGGTGACTGCCACATCTACGACAACCACGTCGCCCAGGTCACCGAGCAGTTGTCTCGTGAGCCGTACCCGTACCCGACCGTGCGCATCGACGCCCAGCGCGACAGCATCTTCGACTACGAGTTCGGTGACTTCGTCGTCGAGGGCTACGAGCACCACCCCGCCATCCGCGGGGCCGTCGCCGTATGA
- a CDS encoding dihydrofolate reductase: MTDAAARAAGAGAASVPLGLIWAQSSDGTIGRGGVMPWHLPEDLAHFKEVTLGAPVVMGRKTWDSLPPRFRPLAERRNIVVTRQHDWAADGAEVAHSIEDALALAAASDPSASGSDPSSAPLPSRIWIIGGAELFASVIDRADVLEVTEIDAAFDGDTQAPLIGDAWAAAATDPAASEPQRWHTSRTGLQYRFITYARR, from the coding sequence ATGACGGATGCTGCGGCTCGGGCTGCCGGTGCCGGTGCGGCATCCGTTCCCCTCGGTCTGATCTGGGCGCAGTCCTCCGACGGCACCATCGGGCGAGGCGGCGTCATGCCGTGGCACCTGCCCGAAGACCTCGCGCACTTCAAGGAAGTCACCCTCGGAGCGCCGGTGGTGATGGGCCGGAAGACCTGGGACTCGCTGCCGCCGCGCTTCCGACCCCTGGCTGAGCGCCGCAACATCGTCGTCACCCGCCAGCACGACTGGGCCGCGGATGGCGCCGAGGTCGCCCACTCCATCGAGGATGCGCTGGCCCTCGCCGCAGCGTCGGATCCGTCGGCGTCGGGGTCGGATCCGTCGTCGGCGCCGCTGCCGTCGCGCATCTGGATCATCGGCGGGGCGGAGCTCTTCGCGTCCGTGATCGATCGGGCCGACGTGCTCGAGGTCACCGAGATCGACGCGGCATTCGACGGTGACACGCAGGCACCGCTCATCGGCGACGCCTGGGCCGCCGCAGCAACCGACCCGGCCGCATCCGAGCCGCAGCGCTGGCACACCTCGCGCACCGGCCTGCAGTACCGCTTCATCACCTACGCCCGTCGCTAG
- a CDS encoding endonuclease domain-containing protein — protein sequence MSRRSLSASLTVGTVIRVREGWYALAGAPPELILAIRHGGVVGCLTAARAHGLWVPPHEGIHVWLRDRGHRRSHDDCTCVSHWDLPPGDHARSVTVEHALAEIAACAGEEAFFICLESAMRNGKLTKAGARWLRLVLPAASAALMDEARDDADSGIESIVRYRMLAVGITMRSQVEIAGVGRVDFLIGDRLILEIDGRDNHDGASERHKDLLRDARAAVLGYEALRFDYAMVLYDWSLVEAAIRAKVDAGEHHARTSQRS from the coding sequence GTGAGCAGGCGCTCGCTGAGTGCATCCCTCACCGTCGGAACCGTCATCCGGGTACGAGAGGGGTGGTACGCGCTCGCCGGTGCACCGCCCGAGCTGATTCTGGCGATCCGGCACGGTGGAGTGGTCGGCTGTCTGACCGCCGCCCGGGCGCACGGACTCTGGGTTCCGCCACACGAGGGGATCCACGTCTGGTTGCGCGACCGGGGTCACCGGCGGAGTCATGACGACTGCACGTGCGTCAGCCATTGGGACCTGCCGCCGGGCGACCACGCCAGGTCGGTGACCGTCGAGCATGCCCTCGCGGAGATCGCGGCGTGCGCGGGGGAGGAGGCGTTCTTCATCTGCCTCGAGTCGGCGATGCGCAATGGAAAGCTCACGAAGGCCGGCGCTCGCTGGCTCCGGCTGGTTCTTCCCGCAGCATCCGCAGCCCTGATGGACGAAGCGCGGGACGATGCCGACAGTGGTATCGAATCGATCGTGCGGTATCGGATGCTGGCTGTGGGCATCACGATGCGATCGCAGGTCGAGATCGCAGGGGTCGGGCGGGTCGACTTTCTCATCGGAGACCGACTCATTCTCGAGATCGACGGGCGTGACAATCACGACGGGGCGAGCGAACGCCACAAAGACCTGCTGCGCGACGCCCGTGCAGCCGTACTCGGATATGAGGCCCTGCGCTTCGACTATGCGATGGTGCTCTACGACTGGTCTCTCGTGGAAGCAGCCATTCGCGCGAAAGTCGACGCCGGCGAGCACCACGCCCGTACGAGTCAGCGGAGTTGA
- the dapA gene encoding 4-hydroxy-tetrahydrodipicolinate synthase, translating to MSTQNPFGQVLVALVTPFTADGEVDWPGVEKHIDDVINAGADGIVVTGTTGETSTLTDQEKLKLVEVGKSVSDGRAKIITGGGSNETAHAIQLAQQSEKAGADGNMIVTPYYNKPTQAGILTHFRMVADATDLPVILYDIPGRTGVPIKYETILRLAKHPNILAVKDAKGDFSEVSRVLNQTDLMYFSGDDANILAHLAIGASGLIGVTANVAAKPYRTIVDAVNAGDLHTATDAHRKLEPLVRAVMTHVPGTVAAKYILHGLGRIGSPRVRLPLVGPEEWEAAQIEDEIDLVRHIPGVDFSNFRPDRNAAAGGALPRIAGTTR from the coding sequence GTGTCGACGCAAAACCCCTTCGGTCAGGTCCTTGTCGCTCTCGTCACGCCTTTCACCGCCGACGGTGAGGTGGATTGGCCGGGAGTCGAGAAGCACATCGACGACGTCATCAACGCCGGGGCCGACGGCATCGTCGTCACCGGCACCACTGGTGAGACCAGCACGCTGACCGACCAGGAGAAGCTCAAGCTCGTCGAGGTCGGCAAGTCCGTCTCGGACGGCCGCGCGAAGATCATCACCGGCGGCGGATCGAACGAGACCGCCCACGCCATCCAGCTCGCCCAGCAGAGCGAGAAGGCCGGCGCCGACGGCAACATGATCGTCACGCCGTACTACAACAAGCCGACGCAGGCCGGTATCCTCACGCACTTCCGCATGGTCGCGGATGCCACCGACCTGCCTGTCATCCTCTACGACATCCCCGGTCGCACCGGCGTGCCCATCAAGTACGAGACGATCCTCCGCCTGGCGAAGCACCCGAACATCCTCGCCGTCAAAGACGCGAAGGGCGACTTCAGCGAGGTGAGCCGCGTGCTCAACCAGACCGACCTCATGTACTTCTCGGGCGACGACGCGAACATCCTCGCGCACCTCGCCATCGGCGCATCCGGACTCATCGGAGTCACGGCCAACGTCGCCGCGAAGCCGTACCGCACCATCGTCGACGCCGTGAACGCCGGCGATCTGCACACGGCGACGGATGCGCACCGCAAGCTCGAGCCGCTGGTGCGCGCCGTCATGACGCACGTGCCGGGAACCGTCGCGGCGAAGTACATCCTCCACGGCCTCGGCCGCATCGGGAGCCCGCGCGTGCGGCTTCCCCTCGTGGGTCCCGAGGAGTGGGAGGCGGCGCAGATCGAAGACGAGATCGATCTCGTGCGCCACATTCCGGGAGTCGATTTCTCGAACTTCCGCCCAGATCGCAATGCCGCAGCAGGCGGCGCACTGCCCCGAATCGCGGGCACAACACGCTAG
- a CDS encoding ribonuclease J → MPGEVYEPAPLEPGTLRIIPIGGLGEIGRNMTMFEIDGKILIVDCGVLFPEEHQPGVDLILPDFSPIRDRLDDIVAVVLTHGHEDHIGAVPYLLKLRADIPLIGSGLTLALIEAKLKEHRIKPFVLTVKEGDMEAMGPFDLEFVAVNHSIPDALAVVIHSSAGTVMATGDFKMDQLPLDGRLTDLREFARLGKSGVDLFLVDSTNADVPGFTTPERAIGPVLDQVISKATGKVIVASFSSHVHRVQQVLDAAHANGRRVALLGRSMVRNMTIAADLGYLKVPENVLVDYKKAGNVPENQIVYMSTGSQGEPMAVLSRMVNRDHAVEVGEGDTVILASSLIPGNENAVYRIIDGLTKLGANVVHKGNAKVHVSGHAAAGELLYVYNILKPKNVLPVHGEWRHLWANAALAQQTGIPEANTFLGEDGTVFDMKAGEVKVVGQLDLGYVYVDGSTVGEITDADLKDRRILSEEGFISVIVVVDAATGKVITGPEIHARGFAEDETVFDSVKPKIVAALAEASQQGVRDQRALQQVVRRVVGRWVNVSFRRRPMIVPLVIEA, encoded by the coding sequence ATGCCCGGAGAAGTATACGAACCAGCCCCGCTCGAACCGGGAACTCTGCGGATCATCCCCATCGGTGGTCTCGGCGAGATCGGTCGCAACATGACCATGTTCGAGATCGACGGCAAGATCCTCATCGTCGACTGCGGCGTGCTGTTCCCCGAGGAGCACCAGCCCGGCGTCGACCTGATCCTGCCCGACTTCAGCCCGATCCGCGACCGACTGGATGACATCGTCGCCGTCGTGCTCACCCACGGCCACGAGGATCACATCGGCGCCGTGCCCTACCTTCTCAAGCTGCGCGCCGACATCCCGCTCATCGGTTCCGGCCTGACGCTCGCCCTCATCGAGGCGAAGCTCAAGGAGCACCGCATCAAGCCGTTCGTCCTCACCGTCAAGGAAGGCGACATGGAGGCGATGGGGCCGTTCGACCTCGAGTTCGTCGCCGTGAACCACTCGATTCCGGATGCCCTCGCCGTCGTCATCCACTCGTCCGCCGGTACGGTCATGGCCACCGGTGACTTCAAGATGGACCAGCTGCCGCTCGACGGACGCCTCACCGACCTGCGCGAGTTCGCCCGTCTCGGCAAGAGCGGCGTCGACCTGTTCCTCGTCGACTCGACCAACGCCGACGTTCCCGGGTTCACCACCCCCGAGCGCGCGATCGGTCCTGTTCTCGACCAGGTCATCTCGAAGGCGACGGGCAAGGTCATCGTCGCCAGCTTCTCGAGCCACGTGCACCGCGTGCAGCAGGTTCTGGATGCGGCCCACGCGAACGGCCGCCGGGTCGCCCTGCTCGGCCGCTCGATGGTGCGCAACATGACCATCGCCGCCGACCTCGGCTATCTCAAGGTGCCCGAGAACGTGCTCGTCGACTACAAGAAGGCCGGCAACGTTCCCGAGAACCAGATCGTCTACATGTCGACGGGGTCGCAGGGCGAGCCGATGGCCGTGCTCAGCCGCATGGTCAACCGGGATCACGCCGTCGAGGTCGGAGAGGGCGACACGGTCATCCTCGCGTCCAGCCTCATCCCCGGCAACGAGAACGCCGTGTACCGCATCATCGACGGCCTCACGAAGCTCGGCGCCAACGTCGTGCACAAGGGCAACGCCAAGGTGCACGTCTCCGGCCACGCGGCAGCGGGGGAGCTGCTCTACGTCTACAACATCCTGAAGCCCAAGAACGTGCTGCCCGTGCACGGCGAATGGCGCCACCTGTGGGCGAATGCCGCGCTCGCGCAGCAGACCGGCATCCCCGAGGCCAACACGTTCCTCGGCGAGGACGGAACCGTCTTCGACATGAAGGCCGGCGAGGTGAAGGTGGTCGGCCAGCTCGACCTCGGCTACGTCTACGTCGACGGCTCGACCGTCGGTGAGATCACGGATGCCGACCTCAAGGATCGCCGCATCCTCAGCGAGGAGGGCTTCATCTCGGTCATCGTCGTCGTCGACGCCGCGACGGGCAAGGTCATCACCGGCCCGGAGATCCACGCCCGCGGGTTCGCCGAGGACGAGACGGTCTTCGACTCCGTGAAGCCCAAGATCGTCGCGGCTCTCGCCGAGGCGTCGCAGCAGGGCGTGCGCGACCAGCGCGCGCTGCAGCAGGTCGTGCGGCGCGTCGTCGGCCGCTGGGTGAACGTCTCGTTCCGTCGTCGTCCGATGATCGTTCCGCTCGTCATCGAGGCGTAG
- a CDS encoding efflux RND transporter periplasmic adaptor subunit: MGVARTWVFPIIRILLVAALAVALVKIAFFPDRADATDPAQPTGSVTQPAYPVATGSITNTVTLDGSVMADAAVPLRATAAGTVDEIFISQGSPVSEGDKVYDIKVETVQDPIETTAPDGSIQITQPEPAVSFSPVYAPASGILSSLSVLHDQAVAVGDAGGQVAPPSFSVTGSLSPEQQYRLVSKPTEATVTITGGPAPFTCTGLTITTPLAGEGAGDSGVDGGADAGGGASGGPTVRCAVPGDVTVFSGLSAKISIAAGTADDVIVIPATAVKGSAGAGTVWLMADDGTTVEHPVTLGITDGVTVEVTDGLAEGDSILEFVPGAPPAVEMGPDGCTTFPDGSMECVG; the protein is encoded by the coding sequence GTGGGCGTCGCTCGCACCTGGGTCTTTCCGATCATCCGCATTCTCCTGGTGGCCGCCCTCGCGGTCGCTCTGGTGAAGATCGCGTTCTTCCCGGATCGGGCCGACGCGACCGATCCCGCCCAGCCGACGGGTTCCGTCACGCAGCCCGCCTACCCCGTCGCGACGGGGTCGATCACGAACACGGTGACCCTCGACGGATCGGTGATGGCGGATGCCGCCGTTCCCCTGCGGGCGACGGCAGCCGGCACCGTCGATGAGATCTTCATCTCGCAGGGATCACCGGTTTCCGAGGGCGACAAGGTCTACGACATCAAGGTCGAGACCGTGCAGGACCCGATCGAGACGACGGCGCCGGACGGCAGCATCCAGATCACGCAGCCCGAGCCGGCCGTGAGTTTCAGCCCGGTGTACGCGCCGGCCTCCGGCATCCTGAGCTCCCTGAGCGTTCTGCACGATCAGGCGGTGGCGGTCGGCGACGCCGGCGGCCAGGTCGCCCCGCCGAGCTTCTCGGTGACGGGGTCGCTGAGCCCGGAGCAGCAGTACCGCCTGGTGTCGAAGCCGACCGAGGCGACGGTCACGATCACCGGCGGCCCGGCACCGTTCACCTGCACCGGACTCACCATCACGACACCGCTGGCCGGCGAAGGCGCCGGCGACAGCGGCGTCGATGGCGGCGCGGATGCAGGCGGGGGCGCATCGGGCGGCCCCACGGTGCGCTGCGCCGTTCCCGGTGACGTGACGGTCTTCAGCGGCCTCTCCGCGAAGATCTCGATCGCGGCGGGCACGGCCGACGACGTCATCGTGATCCCGGCCACCGCCGTTAAGGGTTCGGCCGGTGCGGGCACGGTCTGGCTGATGGCCGACGACGGCACCACGGTGGAGCATCCGGTGACCCTGGGCATCACCGACGGCGTGACGGTCGAGGTGACCGACGGACTCGCCGAGGGCGATTCGATCCTCGAGTTCGTTCCTGGCGCGCCGCCGGCCGTCGAGATGGGGCCGGACGGCTGCACGACCTTCCCCGACGGTTCGATGGAGTGCGTCGGCTGA